A stretch of DNA from Mesomycoplasma lagogenitalium:
TAATATCCTCTTCATGGAAAGATTTTAACATTTTAATGTCTTCTTTAATTTCTTTAATATCTTGGCTGTGTTCTTGCAAAATTTTACTGTGTTGTGCTTGAACAGTCTTAATCTCCTTGATATCTTGGCTGTGTTCTTGTAAAATTCTGCTGTGATCTGCTAGAACTGTTTTAATCTCCTTGATGTCTTGACTATGTTGTGCTTGAATAACTTTTATTTCCTTGATATCTTTACTGTGCTCTGCTTGAACAATTTTGATTTCTTTAATATCCGCAGAATTTTCATTAGTTTGTTTTTGCACATCCAAAAGTACATTTTGCATATTAAAAACTAAATTATATAAAGATTTAAGTGTGATTTTTTTCTCACTAGTTTCCTGCATTTTCAATTTTTCTCCTTCCATTATAATTCTACACTTTTTTCATCTTTAAAATCGATTTTACATTGATGTTTTTCATATTGTTTAATAATTTTAGTCGCTTCTTTTAATGAAACTAAAGTTTTATTATTTTTCATACAAACCTCCACATATAATGTCAATTTTTTACCATTTTCGTCAAAAAACGGAAAAATTTGGGAAAAACAGGCGATTTTTCCTAGAAAATTGACTATTAAATGGTGAAAATAAAAATTATTTTTGCATTAAAAATAATTTAAATTTATCTTAAAATTTAATAAAAATTGACTGAAGAAAAACTATCAGTCAATTTATTTTTATTTTGCTATAAAAGTAGCATTTATTTTATAAAAATTAATGTATCAATTTTAAATTACTTTTTATCTTTATATTTTTTAATATCGTCTTCGTGGAAAGATTTTAACATTTTAATGTCTTCTTTAATTTCTTTAATATCTTGGCTGTGTTCTTGTAAAATTTTACTATGCTCCTGTAAAATTTTACTATGTTCTGCTTGAACAATTTTGATTTCTTTAATATCGGCAGAATTTTCACTAGTTTGTTTTTGCACATCCAAAAGCACATTTTGCATATTAAGAACTAAATTATATAAAGATTTAAGTGTGATTTTTTCTCACTAGTTTCCTGCATTTTCAATTTTTCTCCTTCCATTATAATTCTACACTTTTTTCATCTTTAAAATCGATTTTACATTGATGTTTTTCATATTGTTTAATAATTTTAGTCGCTTCTTTTAATGAAACTAAAGTTTTATTATTTTTCATACAAACCTCCACATATAATGTCAATTTTTTACCATTTTCGTCAAAAAACGGAAAAATTTGGGAAAAACAGGCGATTTTTCCTAGAAAATTGACTATTAAATGGTGAAAATAAAAATTATTTTTGCATTAAAAATAATTTAAATTTATCTTAAAATTTAATAAAAATTGACTGAAGAAAAACTATCAGTCAATTTATTTTTATTTTGCTATAAAAGTAGCATTTATTTTATAAAAATTAATGTATCAATTTTAAATTACTTTTTATCTTTATATTTTTTAATATCGTCTTCGTGGAAAGATTTTAACATTTTAATGTCTTCTTTAATTTCTTTAATATCTTGGCTGTGCTCTTGCAAAATTTTACTGTGTTGTGCTTGAACAGTCTTAATCTCCTTGATATCTTGGCTGTGTTCTTGTAAAATTTTACTATGCTCCTGTAAAATTTTACTATGTTCTGCTTGAACAATTTTGATTTCTTTAATATCGGCAGAATTTTCATTAGTTTGTTTTTGCACATCCAAAAGCACATTTTGCATATTAAGAACTAAATTATATAAAGATTTAAGTGTGATTTTTTCTCACTAGTTTCCTGCATTTTCAATTTTTCTCCTTCCATTATAATTCTACACTTTTTTCGTCTTTAAAATCGATTTTACATTGATGTTTTTCATATTGTTTAATAATTTTAATTGCTTCTTTTAATGAAACTAAAGTTTTATTATTTTTCATATAAACCTCCACATATAATGTCGGTTTTTTGCCGTTTTCATTAAAAAATGGAAAATTTGGGAAAAACAGGCGATTTTTCCTAGAAAATTGACTATTAAATGGTGAAAATATTGATTATTTTTGCATTAATAGGTGATCGATTTAATATTAACATTCATCATATATTTCAACATAAACTGTAATACTATTTTAAAAAATGTATATTTTTATATTTGATTTTTTTTATTTATTAAATATTAAATTCAAATATATTAATTGTTGAATAAACATTTTTTAATAATTTTAAGTTTTATATTTTGCAAAATCATTTTTTTTTGTAAAATAAAAAATAAGAAATTGTTATCAAGCAATTTATAAAGTTCATTTTAAATTATTTATATTATTAGGAGAATAATGAAACCAACAAAATTATTTGCATTGGGTGGAATGCAAGAAATCGGAAAATCAACATTAGTTATTGAATATAAGGATGAAATAGTAGTAATCGATGCGGGAATTAAATTTGCAGACACTTTTGCTACAGGAATAAAAGGAATCATTCCAGACTATAGTTATTTAAAAAAGAATCAACATAAAATCAAAGGCTTATTTATTACCCATGGACACGAAGATCATATTGGGGGAGTTACTTATTTAATTCAAGAAGTAGATATAGCAAAAATATACGCTCCAAAAATTGCGATTCAATATTTAAAAGCTAAATTTGAAGATCGTGGAATTAGAAAAAAAGTTGAGTATATAGAAATTGAAAGAGATAATATACATAAATTCAAAGAAATTGAAGTAGATTTTTGAACCGCTCAACATTCAATCCCTGATGCCTTTGGAATTAGAGTAAAAACACCAAATGGATCCATTATGTGCACCGGTGATTTTAGATTTGATTATACACCAATCGGTAATTTAACCGATTTTTCCAAATTAGAAAAAATAGGAAATGAAGATTTAACTGTATTACTTTCAGATTCAACTAATGCAATGAGACCTTTTCACTCACCTAGTGAAAAGGATATTTTAAAAGATATAGAGAGCCATATGGTTTCGGCTAAGAAAAAAATTATTATTACCGCATTTGCTTCTAATTTAACTAGGGTAAAAGTAATTATTGAATTAGCAGCAAAACTTGGTAAAAAAGTTGTTACTTTCGGCCGTTCGATGGTAAGTGGGGTGCAAATCGGGAGAAAAATGGGCTACATTGATGCTCCCAATGATGTTTTTATTGATAAAAAGAGCATTTCTAAATATCAAGATAATGAACTTGTGATTTTAACAACTGGTTCACAGGGTGAACAAATGGCTGCTTTAACACGAATGTCAATTGGAAAACATCCGCAGGTTACTTTAAAACATGGTGATATGATAATTTTTTCTTCTTCGCCTATTCCTGGAAATAGAATCAAAATTGAACTTTTAGTAAATAGACTTTATAAATCTGGAGCTATTATTAAAGAAAATGGGGCCGATGGATATTTACACACTTCAGGACACGCTTATAAAGAGGAGCATGAAAAGATTTTTAAATTAACAAAACCAACTTATTTTGTTCCTTATCATGGTGAATATCGTATGTCTGTTGTCCATGGTCAAACAGCGGTTGAAAATGGTGTTGATCCTAAAAATATAATTATTCCAAGAATTGGTGAAGTACTTTATTTAGTTAATGGTAAATTAACTAAAAGTGATGAATTTATTAATCCAGGACCTATTTTTATTGATGGCGATATTGTTTCTAAAGTTAATTCAGCATTAATTAAAGAAAGAACAGCACTAGGTGAAAATGGGTTTGTTCATGTAGTAATTGCCATTGATAGAGTAAAAAATATTATTGTCGGAAGACCTAGAATTATTTCCAGAGGTTCATTTTATGTTAAAACCTCCAATGATTTTGTCGAAGAAATAAAAAGAATAGTTCATGGAGCAATTTTATTTACTATTAAAAATAAAAACGATTGAACAGTTCCTGAGTTAAAGCAATTAATTAAAGATCGTTTAATTCCATTTTTTTATAAAGAGAAACGAAGAAATCCAGTTATTTTATCAACTTTTTTATTTGCAGATGATAGGAGCAACCCATTAGATGGATTTTTAAAAGCTGAAGAAATGGAAGAAGTTGAATTTCCTGATGATGAAGAAGATATGGATGAAGAGTGATAAAATATAACTTATATTTTAAAATTTAAATATTTTTTTATCTATTTTATTTATTTTATAATAAAATTTATTTAGTATGAAAATAGAAAATGAGAAAATTATTCAATATAAATTTATAAAATACATAGGAATGATAGTTAAAAAACAACACTTTTTATTTATAGGTACAACTATAGTAATACTTATTCCAGCGATTCTTCCGGCGTTTTTTGTTTTTATTAAAGGTGACCATATGACTGAAAAAAATTTAAATATATATATTTGGACAATATCTGTATTAGTATCCATTTATATGATTTTAAATATTTATTATATGCTTGCAATTGAAAAAAAGAAGGCATTAAAAACGGTTTTAATAGAAAATAATTTAGAAAAAGCGATTAAAATATTAAAATGAAATATTTTTATGTGATTTATCTCTAAAGACAAAATAAGAAAAAAAATAGAAAATGTAAAAATCGATTATGCACATAATTTTAATTATATTAAAAAAGGTATTATATGCACCGTTTATTCTTGACAATACTTTTTCTTAAATGAAAAGAATATGAATTTAATTAATGAATGAATAGAATTTGCAAGAGAATATCAAACATACAATGATAATTTAAAATCAAATAAAAAACTATAAAATTTAATTTATATAAAAAATAAAGCGGATATAAGTTTCTATCCGTTTTATTTTTTTTAATTACTAATTAAAATAAAGTATAGATTAATTATCAAATTTTATTAAGCATTTTAAATTTTGAGTATAATTTAACTCAATGCAAAGGATAAAATTAAAAGCCATTTTATTAACTTTTGTAATTATAATATTGATAAATCATACTTTATTAAAGTTATATTTTTTTTAATTTAAATTAAATGTTTTTTATGTCTTATATTCTGCTTGGCTAAACATAAAATATAAATATTTTAATAAAACATCATTTTATATATTATTTTAAAATATGTTAGAACTCTTAAGTTTTTCAACAACAAAACATAGTATCTTATTATTTGGATCGTTATCTGACAATCAATTACGCTCCCTGTTTAATATAAAATGAAAACCTCTTTTTAATGTTATTTTTTTAATTTCAACTTATAAAAAAATAATTATATTGTTTTCTATATTTTTTTTATATAATTTTATTAAGAAAGAAAGTAATAAATGTGTTAAATTTTATTTAAAATATTTCTATTAATTTGGGAGGTTTTTATGAGTGATGAAAAAATTATTCAATATAAATTTATAAAAAATCTTGGAAAAATAATCACTGTTCAATATTGAATATTTTTTAGTTTGCAAATTATTTCGATTTTTCTTACTTTTATTTTTACTATTATAAATAAAAATAATTGAACATCAACAATTATTTGGGCAATATGAATTCCCTTTTCTATTATTCACTTAATTTTAACCATTATTAATCAGTTTGGATGAGAACGAAAAAAATCATTAAAAATTATTTTATTTGAAAACGATCTAGAAAAGGCTATTAAAATATTAAAATGAAATCCTCTTATGATGTTTTTAACAAGAAAAAAAATAATAAAAATTATCGAAAATACAGAAATTAATTATTATGATGATTTTATCTATATTAAAAGAGCAATAATAAATAATTATTGATTTAAACCAATTATTTTTAAAAATGAAGAAAATGTAAGTGAAATTAAAAGATGAATAGACTTTTCAAGAGAATATTATGAATTAAAAACAGAAATAAAATAAAAAAATAGGTTTTTCAAAATAAAAGAAAGACCTATTTTTATTTAACTATTAAAATACAAATTTTATATTCTGTTTAATATAATGGTTTGAAATTAAAAATATTTTTATTAACTCTTGTAATTATAACTTGTGATAAATCGTATGCTAATAAAATGAAATTTATTCATCCAAATTGAAAAAGAATTATATATGGTATTATTTGGCTTATATCTTGTTTATGTTTGGGTAAATAAAACAGTATTCAAAAAGATAAAAAACTTAAAATCAAAATAAATACATAGAAAAATGATAATTTTCTAAATTCAGTTGCAAATAAGAAATCTCTTTTAAAATTTTCGTTAAATTCTCAAAAATCAACCATTTTTTTAATTCTTTTTTCTTTAACAAATAAAATATTTTTATTTTCTAACAATATTTTTTGCAAAGTATTTTTATCACTATTTAAATTTTTTGAATTTATTTCATTATCATATAACTTCATAGAAATATGTGATAATTGTATATTTTTTACAAAAAGTCAAATTGTTAATAAAAGTGTATAAATTGTTCACATAAATGTAAAATAATATGATTTTTTTTCAAATAAATTATCTATGTAATTTCATAAAGAAAAAGTTAATATTATAAATAGCAAAGTAATTGAAATAAAATAAATAAATGTACTTCAACCATGAATTAATCTTCTTAAAAATTGATGTAAAAAAATCTTTTTCTTTTCATAGTTCATCTGATGATCCTCCCCTTATAAAACACAAAACAAAAGGCGAAAACAATTTTATTGATAAAGTAGCTAAAATCTAATAGTTTTGATAAACGAAAATAAATTCAATATTAATAACCGTCTTCTTTTTTATCTTTTATTATGTCTATATTTAAATTATAAAATATAAAAAACGAACAAATTAAACTTTTTTAAAAGTTAAATTTTTGGCTTAAATATTAAAATATTAAAATTGATATTTGCATTATCATTTATAATGTGATAAAATTATAGGCTAAAAATTACTAAAAAATAATTTGAACATATATTTTAGTTATCTAAAGTTATGTTTGTAATAACATATTAAATTCTAAAATATAAAATTTCAACTAAAATTAATAATGTAAAAACAAAGAGATTATGATTAAATATTGCTTAAATTATACTAAATTTTCTTTAAAAACATAAATATTTGTATTCATTTTTTTAATATGTTTTAAAAATAAATAATATTACTTTTTTTTTTTTTAATTAGAGCAAAACAATTAAATAATGTAAAATATTTTAGTAATAAAATGAAAGTAAATTTAACTATTTTTATATTTAAGTTTGCTTTTTTATAAAATGTAATGTAAAGGAAATTTATGACAAAAAAAACATTTTTAAAATTAACAGGACTAGCAACTGTAGGGGCATCGCTTGCTACATTCATTTCCTGTGGAGAAACAAGGTTTGACCAAGCCGATGATGGTAAAATTAAAATTGCTTCTACTTTCGGTAGTACAAGTGTGCAAAAAGCCGCACTTGATGCCGTAATTGAAGCATGAAACAACAAACAAGAAGTAAAAGATAAAAAAGAAGGATATTTACCAATTGAAGT
This window harbors:
- a CDS encoding ribonuclease J, which translates into the protein MKPTKLFALGGMQEIGKSTLVIEYKDEIVVIDAGIKFADTFATGIKGIIPDYSYLKKNQHKIKGLFITHGHEDHIGGVTYLIQEVDIAKIYAPKIAIQYLKAKFEDRGIRKKVEYIEIERDNIHKFKEIEVDFWTAQHSIPDAFGIRVKTPNGSIMCTGDFRFDYTPIGNLTDFSKLEKIGNEDLTVLLSDSTNAMRPFHSPSEKDILKDIESHMVSAKKKIIITAFASNLTRVKVIIELAAKLGKKVVTFGRSMVSGVQIGRKMGYIDAPNDVFIDKKSISKYQDNELVILTTGSQGEQMAALTRMSIGKHPQVTLKHGDMIIFSSSPIPGNRIKIELLVNRLYKSGAIIKENGADGYLHTSGHAYKEEHEKIFKLTKPTYFVPYHGEYRMSVVHGQTAVENGVDPKNIIIPRIGEVLYLVNGKLTKSDEFINPGPIFIDGDIVSKVNSALIKERTALGENGFVHVVIAIDRVKNIIVGRPRIISRGSFYVKTSNDFVEEIKRIVHGAILFTIKNKNDWTVPELKQLIKDRLIPFFYKEKRRNPVILSTFLFADDRSNPLDGFLKAEEMEEVEFPDDEEDMDEEW